The following proteins are co-located in the Spea bombifrons isolate aSpeBom1 chromosome 3, aSpeBom1.2.pri, whole genome shotgun sequence genome:
- the LOC128482692 gene encoding cystatin-like → MIKLILVVGLCALAVVATGQRRPLGAPANADPSEEGVRRAMSFALHEYNKASNDMYAHKIEKINSVTKQIVSGVNYVFDVDITRTKCRKPTSDLANCESYSDPGSSKAVNCLFTVYSVPWLGTHEVKKTTCS, encoded by the exons ATGATAAAGCTGATATTGGTGGTCGGGCTGTGTGCCCTTGCAGTTGTGGCTACTGGCCAGAGGAGGCCTCTGGGGGCCCCGGCTAATGCTGACCCCAGCGAAGAGGGTGTACGTAGGGCAATGTCTTTCGCCCTCCATGAATATAACAAAGCCAGCAACGATATGTACGCCCACAAAATAGAGAAGATCAACAGCGTGACGAAACAG ATTGTCTCTGGAGTTAATTACGTGTTTGATGTTGACATCACTCGTACTAAATGCAGGAAGCCAACATCTGACTTGGCGAATTGTGAATCTTATTCCGATCCAGGCTCGTCTAAG GCTGTGAACTGCTTATTTACAGTGTATAGTGTTCCTTGGCTGGGAACACATGAAGTTAAGAAAACCACGTGCAGTTAA